One Primulina tabacum isolate GXHZ01 chromosome 10, ASM2559414v2, whole genome shotgun sequence DNA segment encodes these proteins:
- the LOC142505721 gene encoding peroxidase 5-like, giving the protein MNKMAKYYSSKLLITFLSVLILSCSVSAVSSKLQSPFRVGFYSKSCPQAEFVVQKYVSKFVKLNPGLAAGLIRLHFHDCFVRGCDASLLLDGPNSEQESIPNKGSLRGFEVIDAAKAELEIRCPGIVSCADILTFAARDSACKVGNIYYDVPSGRRDGNVSLILEPLLNLPPPFFNASALRDNFARKGLSLDEMVTLSGAHSIGISQCSSFLNRLYPTVDPTLDPKYAAFLKRICPPPVNGTTTANPAVNLDSFTPNVLDNKYYVGLKLNKGLFTTDQTLYDSPLTKKIVLNNAQHGHTWATKFAAAMVKMGKIEVLTGTQGQIRRNCHFVN; this is encoded by the exons ATGAACAAAATGGCTAAATATTACAGTAGCAAATTACTGATCACGTTTCTTTCCGTTCTCATTTTATCTTGTTCGGTTTCTGCGGTGTCATCGAAGTTGCAGTCGCCATTTAGGGTGGGTTTCTACAGCAAATCTTGTCCTCAGGCAGAATTCGTCGTGCAGAAGTACGTGAGCAAATTCGTTAAGCTTAACCCTGGCCTTGCTGCTGGCCTTATAAGGTTGCATTTCCACGATTGTTTCGTCCGG GGATGTGATGCTTCTCTGCTGTTGGATGGACCAAATTCCGAACAGGAAAGCATCCCAAATAAGGGAAGCCTGCGCGGCTTCGAGGTGATAGATGCGGCCAAAGCCGAACTGGAGATCCGATGCCCCGGTATCGTGTCTTGTGCGGACATTCTCACATTCGCAGCTCGTGACAGCGCCTGTAAAGTCGGGAACATATACTACGACGTCCCATCTGGTCGGCGTGACGGGAACGTCTCCTTAATACTCGAACCCCTTCTGAACCTGCCCCCACCATTCTTCAATGCCTCAGCTCTCAGAGACAACTTCGCCAGAAAAGGGCTGTCCCTGGATGAAATGGTGACACTCTCCGGCGCACACTCCATCGGTATTTCTCAATGCTCTTCCTTCTTGAATCGTCTCTACCCTACCGTCGACCCGACCCTCGACCCTAAATATGCTGCATTCTTGAAAAGAATCTGTCCTCCCCCAGTTAATGGAACGACAACAGCAAACCCTGCAGTAAATCTCGATTCTTTCACCCCTAATGTTTTGGACAACAAGTACTACGTGGGTTTGAAACTGAACAAGGGTCTTTTCACCACAGACCAAACCTTGTATGACAGCCCTTTAACCAAGAAAATTGTCTTGAACAATGCTCAACATGGACATACATGGGCTACGAAGTTCGCAGCCGCCATGGTGAAGATGGGGAAGATCGAAGTGCTCACTGGAACTCAGGGTCAGATCAGGAGAAACTGCCATTTTGTGAATTAA
- the LOC142504870 gene encoding peroxidase 5-like: protein MAKYYSSKLLITFLSFLVLSCSVSAVPSKLQSPFRVGFYSKSCPQAEFVVQKYVSKFVRLNPGLAAGLIRLHFHDCFVRGCDASLLLDGPNSEQESIPNKGSLRGFEVIDAAKAELEIRCPGIVSCADILTFAARDSAWKVGNIYYDVPSGRRDGNVSLILEPLLNLPPPFFNASALRDNFARKGLSLDEMVTLSGAHSIGISQCSSFLNRLYPTVDPTLDPKYAAFLKRICPPPVNGTTTANPAVNLDSFTPNVLDNKYYVGLKLNKGLFTTDQTLYNSPLTKKIVLNNAQHGHTWATKFAAAMVKMGKIEVLTGTQGQIRRNCHFVN from the exons ATGGCTAAATATTACAGTAGCAAATTACTGATCACGTTTCTTTCCTTTCTCGTTTTATCTTGTTCGGTTTCTGCGGTGCCATCGAAGTTGCAGTCGCCATTTAGGGTGGGATTCTACAGCAAATCTTGTCCTCAGGCAGAATTCGTCGTGCAGAAGTACGTGAGCAAATTCGTCAGGCTTAACCCTGGCCTTGCTGCTGGCCTTATAAGGTTACATTTCCACGATTGTTTCGTCCGG GGATGTGATGCTTCTCTGCTGTTGGATGGACCAAATTCCGAACAGGAAAGCATCCCAAACAAGGGAAGCCTGCGCGGCTTCGAGGTGATAGATGCGGCCAAAGCCGAACTGGAGATCCGATGCCCCGGTATCGTGTCTTGTGCGGACATTCTGACATTCGCAGCTCGTGACAGCGCATGGAAAGTCGGGAACATATACTACGACGTCCCATCTGGTCGGCGTGACGGGAACGTCTCCTTAATACTCGAACCCCTTCTGAACTTGCCCCCACCATTCTTCAATGCATCAGCTCTCAGAGACAACTTCGCCAGAAAAGGGCTGTCCCTGGATGAAATGGTGACACTCTCCGGCGCACACTCCATCGGCATTTCGCAATGCTCTTCCTTCTTGAATCGTCTCTACCCGACCGTCGACCCGACCCTTGACCCTAAATATGCTGCATTCTTGAAAAGAATCTGTCCACCCCCAGTTAATGGAACGACAACAGCAAACCCTGCAGTAAATCTCGATTCTTTCACCCCTAATGTTTTGGACAACAAGTACTACGTGGGTTTGAAACTGAACAAGGGTCTTTTCACCACGGACCAAACCTTGTATAACAGCCCTTTAACCAAGAAAATTGTCTTGAACAACGCTCAACATGGACATACATGGGCTACGAAGTTCGCAGCCGCCATGGTGAAGATGGGGAAGATCGAAGTGCTCACCGGAACTCAGGGTCAGATCAGGAGAAACTGCCATTTTGTGAATTAA
- the LOC142505790 gene encoding peroxidase 5-like encodes MAKYYSSKLLITFLSFLVLSCSVSAVSSKLQSPFRVGFYSKSCPQAEFVVQKYVSKFVRLNPGLAAGLIRLHFHDCFVRGCDASLLLDGPNSEQESIPNKGSLRGFEVIDAAKAELEIRCPGIVSCADILTFAARDSAWKVGNIYYDVPSGRRDGNVSLILEPLLNLPPPFFNASALGDNFARKGLSLDEMVTLSGSHSIGISQCSSFLNRLYPTVDPTLDPKYAAFLKRICPPPVNGTTTANLAVNLDSFTPNVLDNKYYVGLKLNKGLFTTDQTLYDSPLTKKIVLNNAQHGHTWATKFAAAMVKMGKIEVLTGTQGQIRRNCHFVN; translated from the exons atgGCTAAATATTACAGTAGCAAATTACTGATCACGTTTCTTTCCTTTCTCGTTTTATCTTGTTCGGTTTCTGCGGTGTCATCGAAGTTGCAGTCGCCATTTAGGGTGGGATTCTACAGCAAATCTTGTCCTCAGGCAGAATTCGTCGTGCAGAAGTACGTGAGCAAATTCGTCAGGCTTAACCCTGGCCTTGCTGCTGGCCTTATAAGGTTGCATTTCCACGATTGTTTCGTCCGG GGATGTGATGCTTCTCTGCTGTTGGATGGACCAAATTCCGAACAGGAAAGCATCCCAAATAAGGGAAGCCTGCGCGGCTTCGAGGTGATAGATGCGGCCAAAGCCGAACTGGAGATCCGATGCCCCGGTATCGTGTCTTGTGCGGACATTCTCACATTCGCAGCTCGTGACAGCGCATGGAAAGTCGGGAACATATACTACGACGTCCCATCTGGTCGGCGTGACGGGAACGTTTCCTTAATACTCGAACCCCTTCTGAACTTGCCCCCACCATTCTTCAATGCATCAGCTCTCGGAGACAATTTCGCCAGAAAAGGGCTGTCCCTGGATGAAATGGTGACACTCTCCGGCTCACACTCCATCGGTATTTCTCAATGCTCTTCCTTCTTGAATCGTCTCTACCCTACCGTCGACCCGACCCTCGACCCTAAATATGCTGCATTCTTGAAAAGAATCTGTCCTCCCCCAGTTAATGGAACGACAACAGCAAACCTTGCAGTAAATCTCGATTCTTTCACCCCTAATGTTTTGGACAACAAGTACTACGTGGGTTTGAAACTGAACAAGGGTCTTTTCACCACGGACCAAACCTTGTATGACAGCCCTTTAACCAAGAAAATTGTCTTGAACAATGCTCAACATGGACATACATGGGCTACGAAGTTCGCAGCCGCCATGGTCAAGATGGGGAAGATCGAAGTGCTCACCGGAACTCAGGGTCAGATCAGGAGAAACTGCCATTTTGTGAATTAA